The following DNA comes from Buteo buteo chromosome 7, bButBut1.hap1.1, whole genome shotgun sequence.
GGCCCGGTCCTGGGTGCAGGGCAAGACGGGCGCCTCTGGACCCAGGCTGGGCAAGGGGTGCTGGGTCGGGCCGGGCCTGCGGGGCACTTGTGGGTGCTGGAGCTGAACTGCCCCCAGCCGGGTCCGCGGGCAGGCCTGGCCCTAAGGCGGCAGCGCCCTGGGGACAGGGGCAGTGGGACGTGGctgccctggggacaggggCGCTGGGACATCCCTGCCCCTGGGCCACCACGGCCCCGTCCCCCAGCCAACACGCTCACCTTGCAGGCGTGCCCCCCAAGCCTGGCACCATGGATGCACCGCCCATCACacctggggagctgctgtgtcTGGGCTCCAGCCTCGCCTTCTCCGGCCTCTTCTACTACCTGTACAGGAAGAAAGCCAGAGTCGTGGCACGCATACAGGTAGCCCTCTCCCTCAGGTGCTCTCTCATGCCCGCtgttccttccctgctgccctaCGCTGCCCGGCCCAGGGCTTTTGATTTGAATGCACCTCACTGATGACAGCAGCCTGCCGCATCCTCTACTGATGTCATGATGGCCAGGACCGAGCAGGTCACATCCTGCCAGAGATCCCCACAAAGCCATGCGTGACCCACCCTCTGCCTGCTAGCCCGTCTGCCCCTGCCCGTGTTCACACTCAGTCCCTGCTCTTGCAGGAGGCCCCAAAGCTCCAGGTTGACGACGATTTACCAGCACTGGTCTCTGCGGCTGATGGGAGGTGCCTGCCTTACGTTGCCCTGGAAGGTAAGGAGACCCTGTGGCCCCATACCGGGGACAGGGGCTGGGCTCTCCTCCTTTGGCTGTGATGCATTCTTTGGTCCTTAGGCATAGTGCTGCCAGCCAAGGCTGTGCTCACCAGCCATTACCATGAGGGGCTGCAGGGTGTGATCCAGAAACTGCTTCTGAAAGAACATCGGCTGATCTGGAACAGCTTGGCCCGGAGCTGGTGAGCCATGGGAGGGGACAGCAGGGGTGGGCTTGCACCAGTGGGTCCAGACCCCCATCCTCTGGGGCTATTCGAGAGGCAGAAAGTGGCTCGGTTAAAGGCTCTAGTCCCTATCCTTGGCTCAGCCCCAGGAGCTCCGAGTTCCTCCGTGTTGTCCACATTCCAGCACTGCACTCTCCGCTTGCAGGAGTGAGAGCGAGCGGGTGCTCTCGGAGCAGGTCTACACCGTCCCCTTCTTGCTGGCCTCGCCGGATACTGAGGCAGTGACGCCAGTGAGCGTGGAGAGCCCACTCCGAGCTGTCTCCCTGCCGCTGGAGACAGTGTATGAGCGGTTCCAGCAGCCAGCCCACGGCTTCCGTGACCTGCTGGGCCAGTACTTGAGTGGGGAGAAGCCCAAGGGCATCCTGGAGACAGAGGAGATGCTGCGGGTGGGGGCCGGGCTGACGGGTATCGGGGAGCTGGCCCTGCACCTTGACGGCTCCCTGCACCTCCAGCCGCCGGCCCAGGGGGGAGAATATTTCCTGTGCCTGGGGGACTGGCAGAcggtgctggcagagctggagtCAGCCAGCGGGCTCTGGAAGGGGGTGGCCATGCTGTGCGCCGTGGCGGGTCTGGCCGTCCTCCTGCATGCCCTGTGCCGTGCCTACCGCCGCGCCCGCCTCAAGCAGCAGCGTGAGGACAAGGAGGCGGAGGGCGAGGGAGCCGGGGACGAGGGGCCCGAGGACTCCTGCGTGATCTGCCTGACGCGGCCCCGCGAGTGCGTCCTCTTGGGCTGCGGccacatctgctgctgcttccgCTGCTTCCAGGCTTTGCCCACCCGCCTCTGCCCCATCTGCCGGGGGCCTATTGACCGCGTGGTGCCCCTCTACCAGGCCTGAGAACACCTGGGGGGTGCCCAGGGAGGGGCACCGCAAACCAAGCCAAGCCTGGAGCCTGCAGAAATCTCAGCTGTCCCCTCGCGTGCAGCTGTGTGATTCCTGTTGGGAGGCAGGGGTCCTGATGAGCcctcctgtttgttttggggcggggggggagggggcaggttATAGCCTCCTCATCCTCCCTTTGTCTGCCAGAGGGAACCCCCTGAACATGAAGGCTTGGGGCAAGCATACTCAGTGCCTGAGCCAAGGAGCTGAGTCCCCTGCCCCACACCAGGGGGATTCCCTTGGCTAACGGCTGTTTGACCTGTGCCCCTTTCTGAGGCCTGACCCCCCCAAAGCCATGCAGgacttttcctttgttttgcttttccgGTGTGTGGCTTTATGGAAAGGACGGCGGGGGCAGGACCGGGGCTggtgggacagagccaggcaggCATGGTGGGGGTGACAGAGACCCAAACTCCCCCAAGCCACCACAGTGGCACGCCTTGGTGCCATCATTGTCCTCCCCCCACCAAATCCACATGCCTACAGCCACTGCCcagactggggggggggcacccgggGGCTGGTGGCAATGAAGCATGCCTCTTTGCCAGCTGGTCTGCCacccggggagggggacagcATCCTTCCATCCCTCTCCACAGGGTCCCCACTCTCCTTCTGGAGCACAGGGACAGCCCTGGGGTGCCCCAGAGCCCACCCACGCCTCCGGCCCCCACTGCACCCAGCTTTCCTGCCTGCTTCCCGGCCAGGACCGAGTGCAGGAGCAGCTTGTGTGTGGAGTGATAAAGCCAAGGAGCCGAGCTCAGCCTTGCCTCTTCCTTCGCGCCATTGAGTTGGGGGACTCGAGGGGCATGCCGGGAGCCAAGGCTCTGCCCCccaggggtgggtggggggtgctGCCACCTCCCTCCTCACCCAGAGAGCTGGCCCAGGTGCACGCTCACTGGTGGTGGCTGGTGGGCAGGGGACCCCGGCTGGGGTGCATCTCCTCAGGATACAGCcccaaagtgtgtgtgtgtggggggggggggaacaggacTGTTGCCAAGGTGATCGCGCTCTTCTGGTCTCCATGGCAACCGCTCCCCTGGACCGCTCCCCATCACTGCCTGGCTGCAGTTGCCCAGGCAACCCACGGGCTCTCCTGGCTCCTGCGGCTTTGGGGCACCCaggatttggggagggagggacaaCGCTGGCAGGCCACTGGGGTCCGGGGGGGCAGACATGAtgcaccccctccccagtgCAGCTGCCCCCATTGCTGCCAGTTTGGGGCTGGGAGCTTGCTTGAGGCAAAGGTGCCCCTGTGGCGTTGCCCTCAGGCCCACAGCCAGCTGCGATGCCCCAGAGCACCCAGTGAAACCTCCTGGGACCCATGTGCATTTTtggggtgtgggtgtgtgtggggggtcccttcatccaccccccccccccccccgcagtcTGTCAGCCCAGCCTCCTCTCTGTGTCAGCACAGTGACTGCCACGCTGCAGAGTGAGCAGTGGGGCCCAGGTCCCCCCCCCTGAACCAGGCATCCCCCCCGCAGCAGGAGGGATTTCGGGAAGGAGATAAATACCAGATGGGAGAGGGCCGGGCTGCCAGGAACACACTCCCCGCCTGCCAAGAGCTTCTGGCGCGAGTGGGCGCGTGGgccggggagggcggggggTGCCCGTGCTCCCAGAGACTGCTCACCTCGTTCCCCAGGTCCCGGCAGCCAgccggggatggggacagctaGAGAGGGACCTGCAGCCACCCGCTCCCCTCTATCCCCATGGGTGCCCGGGGAAGGGAACACATCCCTCGTGCTAGAGGCACACAGGGAAGGTGCCATCCTGTGCTGGGGCACAGTCCTACCCTACACCCCCCTCCTCGGATTTCTGCCAGCCCCGGGAGGCCACCGGCCCTGCGGTGGCCTGGGGACACAGACCCCGCTGAGCAGCCCTGCGCCTGGCACCGCTCTGGGCAGCAGCGTGACTCAACTGCTCCGCGCCAGCCAAAGCCTCGCCCTGCCAAACCAGCCGGCACAGGGGCTGCCCGGCTGTGCCGCAGCGCCTGCGCCCCCAGACGAACCCGCTGTGTCCcgtgtcccccgtcccccccgccaaCCCCAGGATTTTTGGTCTGGAGCAGGACAGCAGGGAGATCACGGTGCCTGGCCTGAGCCctgcccagcatccccccccccccaccacacacaccaGGCCCAAGAGAGACCCAGGCATTCTGCCAGCCGCCCCCACACACCCGCAGGGTCCCCGTGGGTGCCAGCCCGTGCCCATGGcccccacccacaccccccAGGGCTGCCCGCCCGCTCCCGCCTGCCTCCCTGTCTGTTGTCATGGTGACCAGAGATGTGGTGACAGACGAGGATGGAGCCTCGCACCCCAGCAGGGCTGCTCATACACCCAGCGGGGTCAGCTGCCCCCCACCACCACTTTcctgctcccccctccctccaggTCTGGGCAGGGGACCCTCCGTGaagcccctgccccaggcagcgCACTGGGGGTGCCCcatctgctcagctgcagccctggcatTGCCGGGACCGCAGCTGTGCCCCCGGCAGCTCACGTGAGGGACGGGGACAGTGCCACcccccttccacctgacccGACCTATAACCGGAGACCCCTCGGGAGCACCCTCTTCCTGAAGCCAGGCTGTGCGCTGAGACAGACAAATTCATCTCACTAATGACAACCTGCTGGCTAGCTGCCTCTGGCTGTCCTCCAAAGGCCTGAGCCCTTCCTGCGTGGGAAAGGTGCTGTCCCTCCAGGGAGGGCTTTTTGGCCTCATCTTCCCACACCACCAGCTGCGGGGACAGCACAGGGCGAGGAACACGCCGCTCTTGCGCGCTTGCCCTGGGctcacccccagcccagctgccgaGCAGGTTGCCTGTcccccaacatctcctcactACAGCGACGAGGGCCACCACGACCATCGGCAGGCATGGCCATCTCTACCACCTGCACCCAGCCTGGGTGCGTGTCTCTGCTCCCCCCAAACACCCATGCGAAGGAGCTGCCTGACCACGGCAGAGGCagcacacacagcagcagccccaccTGGGCTTTGGCTACTGAGAGCCAGCAGCAATAGTCAAGGACGGTCACATCTCCGACCTTGTCGATGACCTTCACCAGTCCCCCACACCGGGCTGGGGACGGGTGCTCGGGGTGAGCGGCAGTGCcggcagcagggagctggtgcTCAGCGAGGCCCCTGGGCCGTGGCTGCCGCCACCGCGGAGCAGAAGTGCCATTTCACGTTTCTTGGCAGGGCTGGAAGCAGCACAGATGGAGACACCCGAGCCGGCCTCCAGGCACGCCTCTGCAGCCCCTGGCCCTGTGGCACCAGCCCTGGCACTCCCAGCCCCGAGAGGCAGCCCTGACgggctcccagccctgcagcggAGAAACCCCTAGGTCTGGTGGCTGATGCCTCTTGCCTTCCCCGAGCCCCCTGTCATCCAGCCATTGCCTGCCAGGCCACCAACCCTGTCCCTGCCAGGCCTCGGGGAGCACCACGTGCTCCCACCCAGTCCAATTCCCTCTGCCCGGGGGTCTCCCCACAGAGCCTGGGCAGGACATGCCCCACCATGAGCCGCTTGCGCACACACAGGATGTTTCTCCACCGTAAAACCACTTGAAGCACCGGTGACTACAGGGAAACCCCTCATCTCCATCACGGCACCTGGAGCCAGCACCTAAATCCCCACCAAGGGTGCAGGGCTCAGGGGCAGCAtccagctgtggggctgggtcACAGCAGGCACCAGTGGGCTCCCAGAACACCACCCAAGGCTGGGTGACGCAGCGTGATCTCCATCGCCAGCCCCGCTGCAGCTGGGAACCTGGCTGTGtgcccctgcctggccccacATCCCACCCCAGGGGGGTCACGGCTGGCCCCCAGCCCTTGCATCACCTGTAAGGTGTCCCAGCTCGGGGGCCGCAGCCCAGGTTTAAGGAGCCAGGGCAGGAAGAACCGCCAGCTTCCCACTCCCACAGCCCCTTCTTCCCGCTGGAGCTGGCTTTGTGTCGGACAAAAGGCTGCAAAGGAAGCGAGAAAGGAGATTACGTGGCTGCTAAAAGGCGGATAACGAAGGTGGGATGAGAGCCAGGGGAAGGAGGGCGCGCGGTCCAGCTCACCATGAGGGGATGTAACCTGCACTGGCAGGGGATGAGGCTGGGGCCCCTCCTGCACCCCTTGCCCACCCACCCACATTTAGGTCCCTGGTACCTCTTCCCCCCCCAGGGACACATGACCAGCAGCACCCTTGGTGAGCCAGAGACTAGAGATGTCCCAAGGAGATGCATCACCCAGAGCCACAGTGCTGCCCTGTCCCACCTACAGCCCAGCTGTGCCGGCACAAATCCggccctcctcctgcctgggctgggtGGAGGGTCCATCccacacccccaaaccccagccagccccacagagcttcccccccacccccccacagCCAAGCCAAGCAGCACCCCTGGGTGCAAGGCACTGTACAGACATAGGTACAGGTCTGGGATAAGCGGGGCCATTCCCAGGGTGACCCCTCTCAAGCCTTTCCCCAGGAGCCTGCCGGGCTGGAAGCCCTCCCGGAGTGCAGCACCGGCCCCGCTCACATCCCACACAGCCCATCTGCTCCTCTTCTCGctcacccccagccccgcgcGTGCCACggcctgcctgtccctgcccacgggCAGCGGCACGTGGGCTTGGCGACGGGAAAAGCAGGCCACATCTCAGCGTGGGCCTCTTGCCTATTTTCCCGGGCGCTTTTTGCAGGAGCAGAAGCCGTCACATGAAAAAGTTCAAGCTGGTTCCCCAGCAAAGGCAGGAATAAAGGCACTGCCTTGCCAGGAGAGTGGGCActgctgccccatccctgctctgGGAGGGGACAGCGGGGACCTGTGTTCTGCAGAGCCGAGCACAAAGGGAAAGGCAAGGTTAAGCCTTCCCAAAATAGAAGTACCTGCCCTCTCGCATGGACCAGCCTGGCTGATGGTCTTCTGCAGCATCTTTTAACGGGATCTCAGGCCATGGAGATGCTGGCATGGAGAGATGGGCCACAGGGCTGGCCCCACCCTTGCCCCCTCGAGACACCCAGAGGGAGATTCTCATGGGGCTGGTGTGGGGCTGCGTCCTGGTTTCGGCAAGAGCCGTTCCCACGCAGGgctctggctttgctgcagcccagcacacCCACATGAGCGGTGGGGTCTGGATGCGAGGGAGCAGCAGGAACCGGGCTGCCCCATGACAGGGTGGTCCTCTCcaaccagcagctgctgctgctgctcctcctgctgccgccgccgccgccgccaccatcatcatcatcagtatccccccacccccccaggtTGTCATCATCctccatcatcatcatcatccccAGGTCCAGGGGCCAGCCAGATCCAGGGCCAGAGCTGTGCCTACAGCTCAGACAAgaaggagcagccccagcctgaGCTTAAATAGCCCCCGAGCCCCAGGTgactgggatgggggggtctCAGGTGAGGCCATTCAGGGCCACTGATGCCAATTAGTGCAATCACTGTCCTGGCAGCAGAAAATGCAGGAGGAAAGGCCAGGGTGGGTCTGGAGCAGGGGTGTGCAGAGGGGACACAAATGGGgcctggggggctgctggggccacTCTTGTAGGTCTCTCCTCGGTGACCCGTGGCAGGTCCCCACGGGGGATGGCCCTTCCCCTTGTCCGCAGGGAGCCCGCAGGGAAAGGCCAAACCGGGGGGCAAGAGGTGTCCCGGGGCACGGTCCCCACATGGGCCACGCGCGCGGGCACCTGCAGAATCACCCCTGTGTGCCCCTCGCAGTCCTCCAAATACATGCAATGGGCACACGTGTACAGAGGCACACACGTGTCCACACGTGGGGGGCCAAGGGGACCGGtaggggctggggcaggaccGGTGTGGCTCCAAAGGGGCACCCTGACactggggggggctgtgggaggggGTGCCTGGATGGGTGCTGGGCAAGGGGCACAAGTGGGGGCCTGGGGGCAACCTGGCTGAGGAGACCAGGGGTGGGAGATGGTCCGGGGGTTCTGGGGGGTTTGAGCCTGCCgggctgcaggaggctgggAGCTGGGTGGGGGATTCTCGGGGGGGGACCTGGGGGACCGGGGTGGGATATTGGGGGGTCTGTTTGACATCACCTCGGTGTGCCGGGGGAGGGCCCTTCTGCGCCTGGTGGTCCTCGGCCGTCTGACCCGGGGGTACCCGGCTGTGCCGAGGGCTCCCCCCTCCATAGGGGCACCCCCGAATCGGGGCGACCGCTCCGGCAAGCTTGTGCCGGGGGGGGGAACCATCCTGTCCCGGGACCGGAGCCCGAGGGGGGGTCCCCCCATCCCAACCGGGCGGGCACCGGACACCAGCCGCGGGggtccccgtccctgtcccggccgtgccgtgccgggcCGCGGCGCTCCGGagccgccccccgccgggggggtccccgctccccccggaTGCATGACTTCATCCTTCCGCCCGGGTttcctccccgccgccgccgccgccgccgcagaCCGGCTCCCGGCTcggcgcggcgcggctcggcCCGCTCGGCCCCGCCATGTCGCAGGTGCTGCCCTACGGCGAGGACAAGGTGGGCCGCTACGGCGCCGAGCCCGAGGCGGGGGAGCTGCCCTTCAGCTGCCGCCTGCAGGACACCAACGCCTTCTTCGGGGGCAACCAGGGCAAGCGGCCCCCCAAGCTGGGACAGATCGGCCGCGCCAAGAGAGGTACCGAccgacccccccacccccgaccCCCGCCTCGGCCCCACGGcatccccgggacccccccccccccccccccgcatctgccctgcagcatccccggCATCCCGGAGGCTGGCTCTTGCCTCCCCGGCGCTGCCCCACGGCATCCCCGGGACCCCCGGAGCCGTCCTTGCATCCCCGGCTCTGCCCCGGAACCCCCCGATCTGCCTCGCAGcggccccggcgctgcccccCGGCATCCCCGGTACTGGCCCTCGCGTCCCCGGCGTCGCCCCACAGCATCCCCGGGATCCTCGGTTCTGCCCTTGCATCCCTGGCGTCCCCGGCACTGGCCAGCGCATCCCTGGCACCCCCGGCATCGCCCCACAGCATCCCCGGCACCCCCGGATCTGTCCTTGCGTTCCCGGCTCTGCCCCATGGCATCCCTCGGATCTGCCCTGCAGCATCCTCGGCAGTGCCCCACAGCGTCCCCGGGACTCCCGGCTCTGCCGATgcacctgcagctctgccccacagcaTCCCCGGCACTGGCTCTTacatccccagctctgccccacggcATCCCCGGCACTGGCTCTTacatccccagctctgccccacggcATCCCCGGCACTGGCTCTTacatccccagctctgccccacggcATCCCCGGCACTGGCTCTTacatccccagctctgccccacagcatccctgcgactcccagccctgccttgcATCCCCGGCACTGTCCCCTGGCACCCCTGGCACTGCCCCACAGCATTCCCAGCACTGCCCCCCCCAGTATCCCTGGCACTGCCCCCCCAGCActgtccccagcatccccagaaTCTCCGGCTCTGCCCCACATCGTGCTCGGCACTGTCCCCCGGCATTCCTGGGACCCCCAGCACTGTGACTGGCACCCGGCACTGCCCCAAAACCGCAGGgccccccatccccagctccAGACACCAGCGCTGTCCCCCCAGCGCTGCCCCACACCCCCGGCAGCCTGGGGCTCCCCCCGGGACtaccctgcagcatccctgggacTGTCCCTGGGACTACCCCCAAGCatccctggggctgccccccggCACCTCCGTGAGTGTCCCCAGGACCCCCCGGAACTGTTCCTCAGGACCCCTGGGActgtccccacatcccctcGGACTGCCTCCCCTCATTCCCTATAaacaagccccccccccagcatcaccaggaacagccccccccagccccataaacCTCTCTCCCTCCACATTTCTGCCTGCCGCAGAGACCCCCATCAGCAGCCGCTGGCGATGCTGATcaacaaacacccccccacacccccccggTTTACTGTCCCCCCAGGACTCCATGAACCTgtgtgtgtgcccccccccccccccgctttaaTGCCTGCTGCAGAGACCCCCATCAGCAGCTCCCCTGCTTCCATCAGGACCCAAATAAAtgcccccccgcgcccccccaccccctgatCTGTCACCATTGATCCTCCCCGATGCCTTGGGGACCCCCGAGAATAGcccctgccttccctgcagcccccaccccacctGCTTGGGGGATGTCCATAGGCAAACACCACTCCTTGAGCTGCAGGGgcaaaagaggggggggggagaacagAGCCCCCTCCCAGCACAAATACACCCCAACCCCGAGGGGGGGGATGAGCCGCTGCCTGCTCCACCCGGCCCCCCTTTGCGGTGGTGGTGGCTGGGTCtagcagaccccccccccaggggtgATGGGGGGCCGGTGCTCCCTCggtggtgatgggggggggggggcctcgctgctttcccagtgatgctggtgatggggggggggagtctgGCCAATCCAGCCCCTGAGTGGTGATGGGGGGGTTGCTGACCACCCTGGTAGTGATGTTGGGGGGGTGTCTGTCCTCTACCCCTGAGGGTGATggtgacgggggggggggaatctgcCCAGCCGGTGATGTTGATGGGGGAGTCCTGTGTAGCCCCCTGATGATGATGCTGTTAGGGGTCTGTCCAGCCTTCCACTGGTGATGCTGAtacgggtggggggggggaacgggactGCCCAGCGAGTGATGCTGAGGGGGGGCTGTCTGAAGGGTGATGCCGATGGTGGGGGTCTGCGCAAGCCCGCCACGCTGACGAGGGGCTGTCGGGCTCCCCCGACCGTGATGCCGatgcggggtggggggggtgtcctgcGCAGCGGGTGCTGCTGACAGGGGTCTGGCTGCCACCCCTGCCGAGCTggcggtgccccccccccgctgggTCATTACCCATTCCAGTCCTGTTGCTCTCATCAGCGCCTGCCgcagagaggagggggggggggtccttcCCGGTCTattcctgccccccccttcccaaacCACCCATCCAGAAGCGGCCGGCTGGCTGCGGGGGGGTTGCTACCCCAACCCAAGCCGAGCTTGAGGGGGGGAGAgatatccccccccccaatccccatCGCACCCACCTGAACCCCTTCTCCCCAGCatctggggcgggggggcacaTCAGGAGCCCTCCCGGGGTGGTGAGTGGGGTGAAAGCCGGggatgttggggggggggggaagcaggggcTGGGTGCCCGTCCCCTCGCCCACGCACCCCCCGCCTGTCCCCGCAGTGGTGATCGAGGATGACCGGATAGACGAGGTGCTCAAGGGCATGACGGAGAAGTCGCCGCCGGGGGTGTAAGCCGGGACCCGCCGCCAGGACCCGCAGGCCgagccctgctcccagcccgCCCGGCCCTGCATGCTGGCTGGAACGCCGacgaggagggggggggaggccaTGCCCCTGcccgccaccccccccacaccccctcacccccccccccccgctccggcccggggaggggggggggctctgcggccaccccccacccccccgagcCATGCACTTTACCCCTCCGCCTTCCCCGGAGGGGGGGGACAACCCGCCgagcccccccaccctgggcaaagacaccccccccccccgcctttccCCGGGGGGGAGtgtccagccccccccccccccagctccacgGCGCGTCCCCCGCATCCTCCTTGGTGGggtggagtggggggggggggggttgccccccgccccggatccccggggaggggggggggatccGGCCCCACGAGTGGGGGGGGGAGCGCTGCTGTCCAGAGACATTTTTTGCTCCATCGTTTTTTGCATGAGCTTGGTGGCCCGGGGCGCCCGGTCCTGGGGCCGAGGGTCAGCCCCACCACTCCGGCACgcttctttttaaacagaaaactcctcatatttgtatttttatatccGAATCTTTGTTAAAAACGATCTGCTGACGTCGAGATGTCGAAGTAACCGCATcgggaaaacaaacaaac
Coding sequences within:
- the LOC142032642 gene encoding mitochondrial ubiquitin ligase activator of nfkb 1-A-like, whose translation is MDAPPITPGELLCLGSSLAFSGLFYYLYRKKARVVARIQEAPKLQVDDDLPALVSAADGRCLPYVALEGIVLPAKAVLTSHYHEGLQGVIQKLLLKEHRLIWNSLARSWSESERVLSEQVYTVPFLLASPDTEAVTPVSVESPLRAVSLPLETVYERFQQPAHGFRDLLGQYLSGEKPKGILETEEMLRVGAGLTGIGELALHLDGSLHLQPPAQGGEYFLCLGDWQTVLAELESASGLWKGVAMLCAVAGLAVLLHALCRAYRRARLKQQREDKEAEGEGAGDEGPEDSCVICLTRPRECVLLGCGHICCCFRCFQALPTRLCPICRGPIDRVVPLYQA
- the CAMK2N2 gene encoding calcium/calmodulin-dependent protein kinase II inhibitor 2: MSQVLPYGEDKVGRYGAEPEAGELPFSCRLQDTNAFFGGNQGKRPPKLGQIGRAKRVVIEDDRIDEVLKGMTEKSPPGV